The Streptomyces sp. NBC_01275 genome has a segment encoding these proteins:
- a CDS encoding DsbA family protein → MSKRNSAAAKTAARERLRVERERQAKRAKARRQIIVACSAVGVLAAAGGIGYAVVQANKPSYWEEAKTAKLVKPANATGKNGTTVVIGKSTAKKTLVMYEDPRCPVCAQFEQTVGATVKKDYDDGKFKIQYVGATFLDRSLTGEGSKNGLSALGAALNVSPEAFLEYKTALYSTKYHPEETDDKFKDDSYLIKVADTVPELKGNTKFQNAVKNGTYDRWALEMSKTFDSSGVSGTPTLKMDGKTLTASDGSGNAPMSVADFTTAIDAALKG, encoded by the coding sequence ATGAGCAAGCGGAACAGCGCGGCGGCCAAGACGGCGGCCCGGGAGCGGCTGCGCGTCGAGCGCGAGCGCCAGGCGAAGCGGGCCAAGGCCAGGCGGCAGATCATCGTCGCCTGCTCGGCGGTCGGCGTGCTGGCGGCGGCCGGCGGCATAGGCTACGCGGTCGTCCAGGCCAACAAGCCCAGCTACTGGGAAGAGGCCAAGACCGCCAAGCTGGTCAAGCCGGCCAACGCCACCGGCAAGAACGGCACGACCGTCGTCATCGGCAAGAGCACCGCCAAGAAGACCCTCGTGATGTACGAGGACCCGCGTTGCCCGGTCTGCGCCCAGTTCGAGCAGACCGTCGGCGCGACCGTGAAGAAGGACTACGACGACGGCAAGTTCAAGATCCAGTACGTCGGCGCCACCTTCCTCGACCGCAGCCTGACCGGCGAGGGCTCCAAGAACGGGCTCAGCGCCCTGGGCGCCGCGCTCAACGTCAGCCCCGAGGCGTTCCTCGAGTACAAGACCGCGCTGTACTCGACGAAGTACCACCCCGAGGAGACCGACGACAAGTTCAAGGACGACTCCTACCTGATCAAGGTGGCGGACACGGTCCCGGAGCTGAAGGGCAACACGAAGTTCCAGAACGCCGTGAAGAACGGCACCTACGACCGGTGGGCGCTGGAGATGTCCAAGACCTTCGACTCCAGCGGCGTCTCGGGCACCCCGACCCTGAAGATGGACGGCAAGACGCTGACCGCCTCCGACGGCAGCGGGAACGCGCCCATGTCCGTCGCCGACTTCACCACGGCGATCGACGCGGCCCTCAAGGGCTGA
- a CDS encoding alkaline phosphatase, which translates to MSVSERADSRTPRRRTVVKAAAATAVLAGPLVAALPARAAEAPAFLHGLASGDPLPDGVLLWTRVTPTAEATPGSGLGPDTEVTWVVARDKALTNVVTRGSTTATAASDHTVKADIRGLAPATDYYFRFSAGGVDSPVARTRTAPAADAAVTGLRFGVVSCANWEAGYFSSYRHLAARGDLDAWLHLGDYIYEYGTGEYGTRGTVVRQHAPTHEILTLADYRTRHGKYKTDPDLQALHTKAPVIAIWDDHEFANDSWSGGAENHTEGAEGAWSARQAAAKQAYFEWMPVRPAIAGTTYRRLRFGKLADLSLLDLRSFRSQQVAVGNGTVDDPDRTITGRAQLDWLKAGLKASDTTWRLVGNSVMISPFAIGSLSADLLKPLAKLLGLPQEGLALNTDQWDGYTDDRRELLAHLRSNAIGNTVFLTGDIHMAWANDVPVDAGTYPLSPSAATEFVVTSVTSDNLDDIVKVPEGTLTAIAAPIIQLANRHVHWVDTDRHGYGVLDITAARAQMDYYVLSDRTSATATSTWWRSYRTRSGTQKVERTYDPV; encoded by the coding sequence GTGTCCGTGTCAGAGCGCGCCGACTCGCGTACACCGCGCCGCCGTACGGTCGTCAAGGCCGCGGCCGCCACCGCCGTGCTGGCCGGGCCGCTCGTCGCCGCGCTGCCCGCCCGGGCCGCCGAGGCCCCCGCCTTCCTGCACGGCCTCGCCTCCGGCGACCCGCTGCCCGACGGCGTCCTGCTGTGGACCCGGGTGACGCCCACCGCCGAGGCGACCCCCGGCTCCGGGCTCGGTCCGGACACCGAGGTGACCTGGGTCGTCGCCCGGGACAAGGCGCTCACCAACGTCGTCACCCGGGGCTCCACCACGGCCACCGCCGCCTCCGACCACACCGTGAAGGCCGACATCCGCGGTCTGGCGCCGGCCACCGACTACTACTTCCGCTTCTCGGCCGGCGGCGTCGACTCCCCGGTGGCGCGCACCCGCACCGCGCCGGCGGCGGACGCGGCCGTGACCGGTCTGCGCTTCGGCGTGGTCTCCTGCGCCAACTGGGAGGCCGGCTACTTCTCCTCGTACCGCCATCTCGCGGCCCGCGGCGACCTGGACGCCTGGCTGCACCTCGGCGACTACATCTACGAGTACGGCACCGGCGAGTACGGCACGCGCGGCACCGTCGTACGCCAGCACGCGCCCACGCACGAGATCCTCACGCTCGCCGACTACCGCACCCGGCACGGCAAGTACAAGACGGACCCGGACCTTCAGGCCCTGCACACCAAGGCGCCGGTCATCGCGATCTGGGACGACCACGAGTTCGCCAACGACAGCTGGTCCGGCGGCGCGGAGAACCACACCGAAGGCGCCGAGGGCGCCTGGTCGGCCCGTCAGGCGGCCGCCAAGCAGGCCTACTTCGAGTGGATGCCGGTGCGCCCGGCGATCGCCGGCACCACCTACCGCCGACTGCGCTTCGGCAAGCTCGCCGACCTGTCCCTGCTGGACCTGCGGTCCTTCCGCTCGCAGCAGGTCGCCGTCGGCAACGGCACGGTCGACGACCCGGACCGCACGATCACCGGCCGCGCCCAGCTCGACTGGCTGAAGGCCGGGCTGAAGGCGTCCGACACCACCTGGCGGCTGGTCGGCAACTCGGTGATGATCTCGCCGTTCGCCATCGGCTCGCTCTCCGCGGACCTGCTCAAGCCGCTCGCCAAGCTGCTCGGCCTGCCCCAGGAGGGGCTCGCCCTCAACACCGACCAGTGGGACGGCTACACCGACGACCGGCGCGAACTCCTGGCCCACCTGCGGTCGAACGCCATCGGCAACACCGTCTTCCTCACCGGCGACATCCACATGGCGTGGGCCAACGACGTGCCGGTGGACGCCGGGACGTACCCGCTGTCGCCGTCGGCCGCCACCGAGTTCGTGGTCACCTCGGTGACCTCCGACAACCTCGACGACATCGTGAAGGTCCCCGAGGGCACCCTCACCGCGATCGCCGCGCCGATCATCCAGCTCGCCAACCGGCATGTGCACTGGGTCGACACCGACCGCCACGGCTACGGCGTCCTGGACATCACCGCCGCCCGCGCGCAGATGGACTACTACGTCCTGTCCGACCGCACCAGCGCCACCGCGACCTCCACCTGGTGGCGCTCGTACCGCACGCGCAGCGGCACGCAGAAGGTGGAGCGGACGTACGACCCGGTGTAG
- a CDS encoding dienelactone hydrolase family protein, translated as MNIMLFHSTYGLRPAVRAAADRLRAAGHEVWTPDLFAGRTFDTVEEGMAHKEEIGKDELLKRAVLAAAPYSERGLVYAGFSLGASIAQTLALGDDKARGLLLLQGTSDLAPNVSADDLPVQLHVAEPDPFETDDWLSAWYLQMGRAGADVEIYRYAGAGHLYTDPDLPDYDAEAAEATWRVALGFLETL; from the coding sequence ATGAACATCATGCTCTTTCACTCGACCTATGGCCTCAGGCCCGCGGTGCGCGCGGCGGCGGACCGGCTGCGCGCCGCGGGGCACGAGGTGTGGACGCCCGACCTCTTCGCGGGGCGCACGTTCGACACGGTCGAGGAGGGCATGGCGCACAAGGAGGAGATCGGCAAGGACGAGCTGCTGAAGAGAGCCGTCCTGGCCGCCGCCCCCTATTCGGAGCGCGGGCTGGTGTACGCCGGGTTCTCGCTGGGCGCGTCCATCGCGCAGACCCTCGCCCTCGGCGACGACAAGGCGCGCGGCCTGCTGCTCCTGCAAGGCACCTCGGACCTCGCGCCCAACGTGTCGGCGGACGACCTGCCGGTGCAGCTGCACGTGGCCGAGCCGGACCCGTTCGAGACCGACGACTGGCTGAGCGCCTGGTATCTCCAGATGGGCAGAGCGGGCGCGGACGTGGAGATCTACCGGTACGCGGGCGCCGGGCACCTGTACACCGACCCCGACCTGCCGGACTACGACGCGGAGGCCGCCGAGGCCACCTGGCGGGTGGCGCTCGGCTTCCTCGAAACGCTGTAG